A genomic segment from Saimiri boliviensis isolate mSaiBol1 chromosome 14, mSaiBol1.pri, whole genome shotgun sequence encodes:
- the BST2 gene encoding bone marrow stromal antigen 2, whose translation MAPTLFHYPLVPIDDFLKHERKERYKLLVGIGVVVLLVIVVMALGTLLIIYVKRANSEDCQEGHRAVMECRNATHLLEQKLTLAQDGFRDAEAQVATYNQTVMTLMASLDKEKAHSLDVEKKVEELEGEITTLNQKLQDASMEVERLRRKNQDLSAKIADQKDSASSLKDTSSAAKLLLLIPLLGLGARLL comes from the exons ATGGCACCCACTTTGTTTCACTATCCCCTAGTGCCCATAGATGACTTTCTGAAGCATGAGAGGAAGGAGCGCTATAAGCTTCTAGTGGGGATAGGAGTTGTGGTGCTCCTGGTCATAGTGGTTATGGCTCTGGGGACGCTCCTGATCATCTACGTCAAAAGGGCCAACAGCGAGGACTGCCAGGAGGGCCACCGGGCAGTGATGGAGTGTCGAAATGCCACCCATCTCCTGGAACAAAAGCTGACCCTGGCCCAGGACGGCTTCCGGGATGCTGAGGCCCAGGTCGCCACCTACAACCAGACTGTG ATGACCCTAATGGCTTCCCTGGATAAGGAGAAGGCGCATAGCCTGGATGTGGAGAAGAAAGTGGAGGAGCTTGAGG GAGAGATCACTACATTGAACCAGAAGCTTCAGGATGCCTCTATGGAGGTGGAGCGACTGAG GAGGAAAAACCAGGACTTAAGCGCGAAAATCGCGGACCAGAAGGACTCCGCCAGCTCCCTGAAGGACACCAGCTCGGCGGCGAAGCTCCTGCTCCTGATTCCGCTGCTGGGCCTCGGCGCTCGGCTCCTCTGA